Genomic window (Arachis hypogaea cultivar Tifrunner chromosome 13, arahy.Tifrunner.gnm2.J5K5, whole genome shotgun sequence):
AGAATCAAGTGTACTAATCTATCACTATCaaatattgtttttatttctCTGTGATGTGTGTGTATTGAGAATAATTGCAACTAGATTCTATATTTTGATGCAAAAACGATTGAAGTTGTTAGAAATAGACGCAATTTCCACTATATATATGCACTAACGAAGACTACCACTAATGTGGGAAGAATAATTATATCATATTATCATGGCATGCcctttttattctcctttacaTACAATTAGATTTAATTTGACTGGTTATATATACACTACTTTATGATTTGTAGGATGttctattttttctttgaatCTCGGAACAATAATAGCAAAGATGCCCCAGTTGTGATATGGTTGACTGGAGGACCAGGATGTGGCAGTGAACTTGCATTGTTCTATGAGAATGGTCCTTTCAAAATTACTAGTAACATGTCTCTTCTATGGAATGACTATGGTTGGGACAAGGTATGTAACAATTTCATAATAAACAAAtggtcaaattaatttttgaaaatcattcgttctttaaattagtctatacatttttttttaattaaattcatttttaaaaattttaaattagtcagaTTAGTCTTTtcgttaatttgctaattttttttaaaagataaatttaattaaaaaaattatttgaaaactaatttaaagaatgaataatcttttaagaactaatttaactTTGTACTTGTTTCATAATCTATGCTTCTacataatacaaataaaaaagtaGGGTTTGTGGTCGAATATCTcaactaaatataaaaaaaaaaaaatttaaatacatgagATGGTCAATTTTGGttaaattaaacctaaaaaataaTTGTTGCAAGAAGTCAAATTCAGAATTTTAAGTTACGATAATTACGTGTGTTTTTTATTGAACtataattataagtttataactttaaattaattaataaaaatacggTTTGAGAGATTAAAATATCTGGCAAAATGATGagtaataaaaatactataataataaTGTATGTGATTAAGCGAAAACTTATCTGCagttaattttatgtgaaattaataatttAGAATGTTAGATCACAATTTAGTCAAACCTGTCAAATCATATAACAACTCTCAActattaatttcacataaaaaaattaactgcAATGAAGTATTTTGATGGTGTGATTAACTCCTCTAATTGGCATAATAAGGATTAATTTTTGTAGGTTTCAAACCTTATATATGTTGATCAACCAACTGGGACAGGATTCAGCTACAGTTCTGATGAGTCAGACCTTCGGCATGATGAAACGGGTGTTAGCAACGATCTTTACGATTTTTTACAGGCATTTTTCAAAGAGCATCCTCAGTTTGTTAAGAATGATTTTTATATTACCGGAGAATCATATGCTGGACACTATATTCCAGCTCTTGCATCTCGAATTCATCAAGCTAACAAACAAAAACAAGCAATTCTTATAAATCTAAaggtcttattattattattattatcccttAATTATATCATAGTTATGTGTGTTCTCCCTTTATTATATTAATCCTACAAATTTTACAGGGTTTTGCAATTGGCAATGGATTAACCAATCCTGGGATTCAATATGCAGCATATACGGATTTTGCATTATCCAATAAATTAATTACAAAGAGTGATTACAACAACATCAACTCCAAGCTCCAAGGATgtgaacaagaaataaaaaactgCGGTATTATATAATTAGGACCAATCTAcactgttttatttattattttttgggttacatatataattattgaCATTAAATATAGTGACTCTCTTGGTTTGTAGCAACTGAAGGTGGAGACCAGTGTGCCGCCGCTAAAGCCACATGCGACCAAATATTCCAAAGTATCCTTAGCGCTGCTGGCAACGTTAATGTAAGAAACAAAACTAGAACATGTATATTTTGGACCCTACACTTTCAGTGAAATTGCAAATTGGtccctacactttaaaagtttgtaattggatccataaaaagaattaaaatttataatttagtccCCGCCGGTCAAAAAatgttgatttaacagaatattctcaaaATATGTtgagaatattttgttaaaatagagaatatattgagaatattctattaaatcaaGTAATTTTTAAACGACAAaaactaaattacaaattttaattatctttagggacccaattacaaacttttaaagtatGGGGACTAATTTACAATTTCACTGAAAATGTAAAgaccaactgtgtaatttaaccttaCTTATATTATTAACAAATTATTTATGATGCATGATGCGTTTGCTTGTGGTATTATTGCAGTACTATGACATTAGAAAAAAATGTGAAGGAGCTTTGTGCTATGACTTCTCAAACGTGGATACACTCTTAAACGAGAAGTCAGTGAAGAAGGCTTTAGGAGTGGATGATGATTTGGACTATGTTTCATGCAGTGATGAAGTGTATTTTGCTATGGTTAATGACTTCATGGTCAATTTGGAAGTGCCTATTCCACCTCTTCTTGAAGATGGGATTAGGTTTCTTGCCTATGCTGGTGAAGAAGATCTCATTTGCAATTGGCTAGGTAATACACACTACTGCTTCCATTCCTCAAGTGATTTAATAATATAGCCGCTGTCATTTCATCTTAGCATGTCATTAATAGTTTTTTGACAAAATTAAGATCAAGGACtaatataaattatgaaaaaaaactaaattaaatcaaaattttagatattaaatTGTGAACGTGAGTATAACTTTAGAATTAATCTAAAtattaattttgtataaaaattattatcgaatattgacaaaaaaaaagttgACTTTTCGATTAAAATGttttgggtaaagtatattttttgtctttgaagttttacaaaagtttcaaaaatacctataaattttattttgtttcaattttgtcccaaaagttttcgatttgcatcaaatatactcatgacggctaatttttcaaaaaatttaagatcaattcaacaacaatcataagaaaatcaataaaaaacaagcaaaaaaaaaaaaaaaaaaaaaaaaaaaaaaaaaaaaaaaaaaaaaaaaaaaaaaaaaaaaaaaaaaaaaaaattaaagatcaataatcaacatatataacaaaataaatattcatGAAATAGAGAAGCAACCCTCAATATAAAGCAATTTATCAAGCCATATTCACTTTCTTAAAGGTATGTATgtctttttaataataatatctcaatAAATTTTAGATATCTAATTTTCAAGACTTTTAGAGTTGttaatgttttaatttgtttatgcTATATTAAACAGATATATAAAGCTGGACACTTGGTTCCTATGGATCAACCAGAAGCCGCACTTGATATGCTCACAAGATGGATGCAAGCCAAATTAAATTAAGTGATGTCCCTCGTCACAAAAtcaatttaaatcaaaataaatttataaaggaTTATCTCTTGTATGTTAGAAATATATAGCAGCGATATTAGACTATTTAGAGGAGATTACTGAAGGTTTAtgtattttctaaatttatttagtgttaatattttaagagtttagatatataaataataatttttatgatgtaatagttttataaatttagttgttattattataatttttatatcacTTTAGTATaagtattataaattaataattaaataatattatttttttataatattttagtgttaattaataaaattatttttagtatatattttttattttttgcattcAGGGAAATAACCGCAAAAAAGAGAAACCCAATaagaaattaaggatttgaaaattgaGAATTCATGCAATTAAATTGAATAGCCTTAATGGAACATTCtaatcataacaaaaaaaatcgtTAAAAATTCtcaatcttttattattatttttttcttttttcgataAATAAAAGCTCAAATCCAATGCAAAGAGGGCAAGCAAAGTACATCAGTGTCAATGACCGAGTTGCCAAAAAATATGAGTATTAGTAcaccattttttttttattgaaattattaccTTCCATTATGAAAAAGTTATATAACTATCTCAGTCTAAAGATTAATTTTGTTCAGATTTTCTTcaacaaaaactaaaatttattaacttacACTAATATAACATAAGAGTATTATGACCACTTATATATATTTGGTGTCTTCGGTACGACGATAAATTTATACGTATcagtacaataaaaatatagacaAATTAAAATACGACATGTGAATTATGTTTtccatatcaataattaatttttctttttttaaatacatatcatattaattattttactaaatcacccttatactttaataaaaataattttgattctgtttttctaAGTGTTAAAACATAAAACATttttaaaacagaatcaaaatcaATTCATTTGATGCTAAATTTTTGGAAAGACTAAAAATTTCATTGGATCATGGTGGCAAGTAAGCTCAGCTAAAATTGAAAGCACATCGGAGAATCAAATGAAAGAGGGAAAGAGAATCACTTGGGAATCGTTGGGGCAGAAGGCGAAGCATTGATGCACAAGCGAAGAAGAGTAGGACCTACAGGAAGCCTTGAATTGATTCAATGACTAAGTCGAGATCAGGGAAGGAAGGACAATGGCAGAGTCCGACGAGGAAGGGAGAGAGTGAGAAACTGAGGATAGACTGTTGCTGTCCGGTAGAGATTAGGGATGGGGTTGTTCTTTATCAGTAAATTGGTatacaaagaagaagaacaatttttcagatatatttttctttt
Coding sequences:
- the LOC112736151 gene encoding serine carboxypeptidase-like 48, encoding MASKRSLITLCLFLFYLSLTFCLCYGTRTLSPLSSSTNDVLLRMPPAERLIRSFNLFPRKSVNIRRGSSDDVFVPGKLVEKKFSFLADSSVQELGHHAGYYSLPRTKAARMFYFFFESRNNNSKDAPVVIWLTGGPGCGSELALFYENGPFKITSNMSLLWNDYGWDKVSNLIYVDQPTGTGFSYSSDESDLRHDETGVSNDLYDFLQAFFKEHPQFVKNDFYITGESYAGHYIPALASRIHQANKQKQAILINLKGFAIGNGLTNPGIQYAAYTDFALSNKLITKSDYNNINSKLQGCEQEIKNCATEGGDQCAAAKATCDQIFQSILSAAGNVNYYDIRKKCEGALCYDFSNVDTLLNEKSVKKALGVDDDLDYVSCSDEVYFAMVNDFMVNLEVPIPPLLEDGIRFLAYAGEEDLICNWLGNTHYCFHSSSDLII